In Myxococcus fulvus, a genomic segment contains:
- a CDS encoding CapA family protein: protein MPAPVLLLVPVLFATAPTHVELVFGGDVIPHGEVKTVARLHARNGAEPPEGGPAPSLNNDGWDHVFGPIADVLRTADIGVLNLETPVTDNKKAVTRELLFNAPSSMARAMARAGVKVVSTGNNHARDQLPTGLVETLRHLDAVGLRHTGTGATKDAAWEPVFMDVRGMKVGFLSFTRWLNGFSNPKEAEAPHVAFVPYPQHRFHRGLTTEEVTQKVRELSSRCDALIVLVHWGREYADSPHPDDRELGQALLDAGALAVVGHHPHVLQPLEGYTTADGRRGLIAFSLGNLVANQDRFYLHAPKPKKGVAGDKRDSMLLRVSLTRASPQAPVVLGDVAVLPVWIENNAVGRKRKETRNIQPVLIDRELEAVTERLATLAARPAPQDQETKEERAELERRLDGSRHRRERILRMLPEGFAVASPALRQRATAYVPPAYVPPVYAPTVVAEPAGP, encoded by the coding sequence GTGCCTGCGCCTGTCTTGTTGTTGGTCCCCGTGCTGTTCGCCACCGCGCCCACCCACGTCGAGCTCGTGTTCGGCGGGGATGTGATTCCGCATGGGGAGGTGAAGACGGTGGCGCGGCTGCACGCGCGCAACGGCGCCGAGCCCCCCGAGGGTGGGCCCGCGCCGTCGCTCAACAACGACGGCTGGGACCACGTCTTCGGCCCCATCGCGGACGTGCTGCGCACCGCGGACATCGGCGTCTTGAACCTGGAGACGCCCGTCACGGACAACAAGAAGGCAGTGACGCGCGAGCTGCTCTTCAACGCGCCGTCCTCCATGGCCCGCGCCATGGCGCGCGCGGGCGTGAAGGTGGTGTCCACGGGGAACAACCACGCCAGGGACCAGCTCCCCACCGGCCTGGTGGAGACGCTGCGGCACCTGGATGCGGTGGGCCTGCGTCACACGGGGACGGGCGCGACGAAGGACGCCGCGTGGGAGCCCGTCTTCATGGACGTGCGCGGCATGAAGGTGGGCTTCTTGTCCTTCACGCGCTGGCTCAACGGCTTCAGCAACCCGAAGGAGGCCGAGGCGCCGCACGTGGCCTTCGTGCCCTACCCGCAGCACCGCTTCCACCGGGGCCTGACGACGGAGGAGGTGACGCAAAAGGTGCGTGAGCTCTCGTCGCGATGCGACGCGCTCATCGTCCTGGTGCACTGGGGGAGGGAGTACGCGGACAGCCCGCACCCGGATGACCGCGAGCTGGGGCAGGCGTTGCTGGACGCGGGCGCGCTGGCCGTCGTCGGTCATCATCCCCACGTGCTCCAGCCGCTGGAGGGCTACACCACGGCGGACGGACGGCGAGGGCTCATCGCGTTCTCGCTCGGCAACCTGGTGGCGAACCAGGACCGCTTCTATCTCCACGCGCCCAAGCCGAAGAAGGGCGTGGCCGGCGACAAGCGAGACTCCATGCTGCTGCGAGTCTCCCTGACGCGCGCGAGCCCCCAGGCGCCGGTGGTGCTCGGCGACGTCGCGGTGCTGCCGGTGTGGATTGAGAACAACGCCGTGGGCCGCAAGCGCAAGGAGACGCGCAACATCCAGCCGGTGCTCATCGACCGGGAGCTGGAGGCGGTGACCGAGCGCCTGGCGACGCTGGCCGCGCGTCCTGCCCCGCAGGACCAGGAGACGAAGGAGGAGCGCGCGGAGCTGGAGCGCCGGCTGGATGGCTCCCGTCACCGGAGGGAGCGAATCCTCCGCATGCTACCGGAGGGCTTCGCCGTCGCCTCTCCCGCGCTGCGCCAGCGCGCCACCGCGTACGTCCCTCCGGCGTACGTGCCGCCCGTCTACGCGCCCACCGTGGTGGCGGAGCCCGCGGGCCCCTGA
- the upp gene encoding uracil phosphoribosyltransferase has protein sequence MEFPNCTVVDHPLVKHKLTLMRRTETSTATFRSLLQEISLLLAYEALRDLKVRDEDIQTPMAPMRAPVLEGKKLVLVAIMRAGQGILDGMLQLVPSARVGHIGLYRDPETLTPVEYYYRVPGQLADRDVVVCDPMLATGNSAVAALQRVKRSKPGSLRFVCLLACPEGLSNLREHHPDVHVYTAAVDEKLNEHGYIIPGLGDAGDRLFGTKT, from the coding sequence ATGGAGTTCCCCAACTGCACCGTGGTGGACCATCCACTGGTGAAGCACAAGCTGACGCTGATGCGGCGCACGGAGACGAGCACCGCCACCTTCCGCTCGCTGCTCCAGGAGATTTCGCTGCTGCTGGCGTACGAGGCGCTGCGGGACCTGAAGGTCCGCGACGAGGACATCCAGACGCCCATGGCGCCCATGCGCGCGCCGGTGCTGGAGGGCAAGAAGCTGGTGCTCGTCGCCATCATGCGCGCGGGCCAGGGCATCCTCGACGGCATGCTCCAGCTGGTGCCCTCCGCGCGCGTGGGCCACATCGGCCTGTACCGCGACCCGGAGACGCTGACGCCGGTGGAGTATTACTACCGCGTGCCCGGGCAGCTGGCGGACCGCGACGTGGTGGTGTGTGACCCGATGCTCGCCACGGGCAACTCCGCGGTGGCGGCGCTCCAGCGCGTCAAGCGCAGCAAGCCCGGCTCGCTGCGCTTCGTGTGTCTGTTGGCCTGTCCGGAGGGCCTGTCCAACCTGCGCGAGCACCACCCGGACGTGCACGTCTACACCGCCGCGGTGGACGAGAAGCTCAACGAGCACGGCTACATCATCCCGGGCCTGGGCGACGCGGGCGACCGGCTGTTCGGCACGAAGACGTGA
- a CDS encoding EGF domain-containing protein produces MKVDRGVSASRWLSAVFAFVVGGCGVALEEDTLPTEDVVTREQALAPNYANAVAQSGVTLVANPQNAVGAPDGQTANFLSLLGGALTLDMGQGEEGTGPLRIYYRGLSLGVVVQVEFRRADMSLIATGQAQLLDVGVGTHSALVPYIQPAAYRYVTLRGALLSLYQVDAVEATGGTGSGMCGDGAVGTGEQCDDGGRVAGDGCSATCQVEPGYTCQGQPSVCHDVNECTNGTAQCSPNAYCTNTPGSYTCTCRPGYSGNGFTCVDIDECALGTDTCQPGEQCVNTPGSFECNPVGCPAPRVQCGAVCADLSSDPNNCGCCGNVCGAGKTCSSGVCVGGGGGGEPLRFTAMWGRDGDADLVVRTPTGRIVSYGNPGPGPSTDQGRFEGDVASGLGPENVAWYEGTTPPAGTYDVCLKAANFHPAASEMTPVHYSVTVKRAGQADQVFTGALKRQDVGDECHPKHHAYVGSIVVVGPH; encoded by the coding sequence ATGAAGGTCGATCGTGGTGTCTCGGCGTCGCGCTGGTTGAGCGCGGTGTTCGCATTCGTCGTGGGTGGTTGTGGTGTCGCGCTCGAGGAGGACACGCTCCCGACAGAGGACGTGGTGACGCGGGAGCAGGCCCTGGCCCCGAACTACGCGAACGCGGTGGCCCAGAGTGGCGTCACGCTGGTGGCCAATCCGCAGAACGCGGTGGGGGCGCCGGATGGGCAGACGGCGAACTTCCTGAGCCTGTTGGGCGGCGCGCTGACGTTGGACATGGGGCAGGGGGAGGAGGGCACGGGGCCGTTGCGCATCTACTACCGGGGGTTGTCGCTGGGGGTGGTGGTGCAGGTGGAGTTCCGTCGCGCGGACATGAGCCTCATCGCCACGGGGCAGGCGCAGCTGCTCGACGTGGGAGTGGGGACGCACTCCGCGCTGGTGCCGTACATCCAGCCTGCGGCCTACCGGTACGTGACGCTGCGTGGCGCGCTGCTGTCGCTGTACCAGGTGGACGCGGTGGAGGCGACGGGGGGCACGGGCTCCGGGATGTGTGGGGATGGCGCCGTGGGGACGGGCGAGCAGTGTGACGACGGAGGCCGGGTGGCGGGCGATGGCTGTAGCGCCACGTGCCAGGTGGAGCCGGGCTACACGTGTCAGGGCCAGCCGAGCGTGTGTCACGACGTCAACGAGTGCACCAACGGCACGGCGCAGTGCTCGCCGAACGCGTACTGCACCAACACGCCGGGCAGCTACACGTGTACGTGCCGGCCGGGCTACTCGGGCAATGGCTTCACGTGCGTGGACATCGACGAGTGCGCGCTGGGGACGGACACGTGTCAGCCGGGCGAGCAGTGTGTGAACACGCCGGGGAGCTTCGAGTGCAATCCGGTGGGCTGTCCGGCGCCGAGGGTGCAGTGCGGCGCGGTGTGCGCGGATTTGTCCTCGGACCCGAACAACTGCGGCTGCTGCGGCAACGTCTGTGGGGCGGGGAAGACGTGCTCATCGGGGGTGTGCGTGGGCGGTGGCGGCGGAGGGGAGCCGCTGCGGTTCACGGCGATGTGGGGGCGGGATGGTGACGCGGACCTGGTGGTGAGGACGCCGACGGGGAGGATTGTCTCCTATGGGAACCCGGGGCCTGGGCCGAGCACGGACCAGGGCCGGTTCGAGGGGGACGTGGCGAGCGGGCTGGGGCCGGAGAACGTGGCCTGGTACGAGGGGACGACGCCGCCGGCGGGGACGTACGACGTGTGCCTGAAGGCGGCGAACTTCCACCCGGCGGCGAGTGAGATGACCCCGGTGCACTACTCGGTGACGGTGAAGCGGGCCGGGCAGGCGGACCAGGTCTTCACGGGAGCGCTGAAGCGCCAGGACGTCGGCGACGAGTGCCACCCGAAGCACCACGCCTACGTCGGCTCCATCGTGGTCGTCGGCCCGCACTGA
- a CDS encoding MXAN_0125 family MYXO-CTERM protein translates to MRTTFIPRGLSMRWGWVLAAAVVGSAWPARAESEPCECSTDGQSVVSEKPCLIISTYAACGISQVRNACDEPVTLVGWPLAACEGAAVCDEELLPNEEASFYFANDKRESPFRKGQVEERFTEERYVVSVDGRELDVVVSANVACMSRNRPAAEGCSSTSTGGGLMLGGVLALLGLVFQRRRVER, encoded by the coding sequence ATGCGAACGACGTTCATTCCCCGGGGTCTGTCCATGCGGTGGGGGTGGGTGCTGGCGGCGGCGGTGGTGGGCTCGGCGTGGCCGGCCCGGGCCGAGAGCGAGCCGTGTGAGTGCTCCACCGACGGACAGAGCGTGGTGTCGGAGAAGCCGTGCCTCATCATCTCCACCTACGCCGCGTGTGGCATCAGCCAGGTCCGCAACGCGTGTGACGAGCCCGTGACGCTGGTGGGCTGGCCCCTGGCGGCCTGCGAGGGCGCGGCGGTGTGCGACGAGGAGCTCCTGCCGAACGAGGAGGCCTCCTTCTACTTCGCCAACGACAAGCGCGAGTCCCCCTTCCGGAAGGGGCAGGTCGAGGAGCGCTTCACGGAGGAGCGCTACGTCGTCTCCGTGGATGGCCGGGAACTCGACGTCGTCGTCTCGGCGAACGTGGCCTGTATGTCGAGGAACAGGCCTGCCGCGGAAGGCTGTTCCTCCACGTCCACGGGTGGCGGGCTGATGCTCGGAGGGGTGCTGGCCCTCCTGGGCCTGGTGTTTCAGCGTCGCCGCGTCGAGCGCTGA
- a CDS encoding membrane dipeptidase, whose product MSRPRLLRWCTTLVMASALSCVPVEEGESPQASAEVETEKTARLAGVPGFAELHHHMFAEEAFGGGWFHGTVTDALTRCDGGWPESDHARVRMDLSHLLNLCPNSSNIDLRGVPVLSQLFGVAGAVGSEFLGKIEGTEGDTGLHDGRRNPNSEWPRWDTIAHQQSWEGWLRQAHQGGMSLVVVSAVSNGFLCDALPPQNRTRACDEMTDVEVQLQKARDFAATRDWVDLALTPADARRIIGEGKLAMVLSIETSKLFGAKDWRAELERFHGLGVRTLQPVHQLDNRFGGAAPHNAIFQAAQFLENCHIDSDCGLTVGGKTLGFDVDGNCKNTKGLTGEGRQLVQAMMDKGMLIDLAHLSEKGIQDAYSVAETNKYYPLYVSHGHFREVMNGKLAENEKTTPAWVVQMLRRTGGMFGLRTAHDETRTYTKSGVENNCQGSTRSFAQAYEFGRQGLKVPMAFGADFNGFIQQTRPRFGDDGACSAGFEAEADAQARQQELQGPGRLGTAFDEAGLAHVGLLPDMVKDLRNLGVNTAGLTGSSETFIRMWERASLPRVGMADPANDIDTSGVAAWVKPEDREAAYPTVCGKHYAPDSKDMNDQCRFDDECLTEQCSSVVCSLIKGRCVCNGDEDCGGVGYCQKDTPGNPADNDCVAKKADWDSCSRDGQCQSGACGGCANAVGWCFTPDSKGYGETCKSDRECRTDRCSADCYLNPTGSCLCDSDSHCGASQYCGWGLNSGKCQNKKGRGAACGSGRECLSGTCRWSFTCK is encoded by the coding sequence ATGTCCCGTCCGCGTCTGCTGCGATGGTGTACCACCTTGGTCATGGCGTCCGCGTTGTCCTGCGTGCCCGTCGAGGAGGGCGAGAGCCCCCAGGCCTCCGCCGAGGTTGAAACAGAGAAGACGGCGAGGCTGGCAGGCGTGCCGGGCTTCGCGGAGCTGCACCACCACATGTTCGCCGAGGAGGCGTTCGGTGGCGGTTGGTTCCACGGCACGGTGACGGACGCGCTCACGCGGTGTGACGGAGGGTGGCCGGAGAGCGACCACGCGCGGGTGCGGATGGACTTGAGCCATCTGCTGAACCTGTGTCCGAACTCGAGCAACATCGACCTGCGCGGGGTGCCGGTGTTGTCGCAGCTGTTCGGCGTGGCGGGCGCGGTGGGCTCGGAGTTCCTGGGGAAGATTGAGGGTACGGAGGGCGACACGGGCCTGCACGACGGGCGGCGCAATCCGAACAGCGAGTGGCCGCGCTGGGACACGATTGCGCACCAGCAGTCGTGGGAGGGGTGGCTGCGCCAGGCGCACCAGGGCGGCATGTCGCTGGTGGTGGTGTCGGCGGTGAGCAACGGCTTCCTGTGTGACGCGCTGCCGCCGCAGAACCGCACGCGGGCGTGCGACGAGATGACGGACGTGGAGGTGCAGCTGCAGAAGGCGCGCGACTTCGCGGCGACGCGGGACTGGGTGGACCTGGCGCTGACGCCGGCGGACGCTCGGCGCATCATCGGCGAGGGGAAGCTGGCGATGGTGCTGTCCATCGAGACGAGCAAGCTGTTCGGCGCGAAGGACTGGCGCGCGGAGCTGGAGCGCTTCCACGGGTTGGGGGTGCGCACGTTGCAGCCGGTGCACCAGCTGGACAACCGGTTCGGCGGCGCGGCGCCGCACAACGCCATCTTCCAGGCGGCGCAGTTCCTGGAGAACTGTCACATCGACTCGGACTGTGGGCTGACGGTGGGCGGGAAGACGTTGGGGTTCGACGTGGATGGGAACTGCAAGAACACGAAGGGGCTGACGGGGGAGGGGCGGCAGCTGGTGCAGGCGATGATGGACAAGGGGATGCTCATCGACCTGGCGCACCTGTCGGAGAAGGGCATCCAGGATGCGTACTCGGTGGCGGAGACGAACAAGTACTACCCGCTGTACGTGAGCCACGGGCACTTCCGCGAGGTGATGAACGGGAAGCTGGCGGAGAACGAGAAGACGACGCCGGCGTGGGTGGTGCAGATGCTGCGGCGCACGGGCGGCATGTTCGGTCTGCGCACGGCGCACGACGAGACGCGGACGTATACGAAGTCCGGCGTGGAGAACAACTGCCAGGGGTCGACGCGCTCGTTCGCGCAGGCGTACGAGTTCGGCCGGCAGGGGTTGAAAGTGCCGATGGCGTTCGGCGCGGACTTCAACGGGTTCATCCAGCAGACGCGGCCGCGGTTTGGAGATGACGGGGCGTGCTCGGCGGGGTTCGAGGCGGAGGCGGACGCGCAGGCGCGTCAGCAGGAGCTGCAGGGGCCTGGGCGGTTGGGGACGGCGTTCGACGAGGCGGGTCTGGCGCACGTGGGGTTGTTGCCGGACATGGTGAAGGACCTGAGGAACCTGGGGGTGAACACGGCGGGGCTGACGGGCTCGTCGGAGACGTTCATCCGGATGTGGGAGCGGGCGTCATTGCCGCGGGTGGGGATGGCGGACCCGGCGAACGACATCGACACGTCGGGGGTGGCGGCGTGGGTGAAGCCGGAGGACCGGGAGGCGGCGTATCCGACGGTGTGTGGGAAGCACTACGCGCCGGACAGCAAGGACATGAACGACCAGTGCCGGTTCGACGACGAGTGCCTGACGGAGCAGTGCTCGTCGGTGGTGTGCAGCCTCATCAAGGGTCGGTGTGTGTGCAACGGGGACGAGGATTGTGGCGGGGTGGGGTACTGCCAGAAGGACACGCCGGGGAATCCGGCGGACAACGACTGTGTGGCGAAGAAGGCGGACTGGGATTCGTGCAGTCGGGATGGGCAGTGCCAGTCGGGGGCGTGTGGCGGGTGTGCGAACGCGGTGGGGTGGTGCTTCACGCCGGACTCGAAGGGGTACGGGGAGACGTGCAAGTCGGATAGGGAGTGCAGGACGGACCGTTGCAGCGCGGACTGTTACCTGAATCCGACGGGCAGTTGCCTGTGCGACAGCGACTCGCACTGTGGTGCGAGCCAGTACTGTGGCTGGGGGCTGAACTCGGGCAAGTGCCAGAACAAGAAGGGCCGAGGGGCGGCCTGCGGGTCCGGCCGCGAGTGCCTGTCGGGCACGTGTCGGTGGTCCTTCACGTGTAAGTAG
- a CDS encoding type II toxin-antitoxin system HipA family toxin translates to MTTSEALRCYVYIQLPGSLDVVTCGLFEQKDGVGRFVYGRSYRSNPLAVELEKFDLPLGSNTFETARLGGIFGALRDSSPDAWGRTVIERQLGRVDLTEVDFLLHSPEDRAGALSFGVDTAPPAPIHQFNKVLHLDVLMREAARIEQGLAPSTPQLDSLIQPGSSLGGARPKNVVEDDEGLWVAKFPARNDRWNNAVVEAGMLRLAQECGLRAAFGRVLSVAGQDVLLVRRFDRERVDGGGYLRHRMVSALTVLRADENPLDRSKWSYLLLADELKRWVAHPDEDMRELFSRMVFNALISNVDDHPRNHALIAPGTAWNLSPAYDLTPAPQASIERDLAMEVGSAKNRRANRTNLLSECGRFRLSRDEASRLIDQMKTTVSTRWRAVVTECGGTEADLNAISRAFDYEGFEYTP, encoded by the coding sequence ATGACGACTTCTGAAGCCCTCCGCTGCTACGTCTACATCCAGCTTCCAGGCTCACTCGATGTCGTCACCTGCGGGCTCTTCGAACAAAAGGATGGCGTCGGTCGCTTCGTCTACGGCAGGAGCTACCGGTCCAATCCCCTCGCCGTCGAGTTGGAGAAGTTCGACCTGCCCTTGGGCTCGAACACCTTCGAGACCGCCAGGCTCGGCGGCATCTTCGGCGCGCTACGGGACTCCTCGCCAGACGCCTGGGGACGCACCGTCATCGAGCGACAGCTCGGTCGCGTGGACCTCACCGAGGTCGACTTCCTCCTGCACTCTCCCGAAGATCGCGCGGGCGCCTTGTCCTTCGGCGTCGACACCGCCCCACCCGCGCCCATCCATCAGTTCAACAAGGTCCTCCACCTGGACGTCCTCATGCGGGAAGCAGCCCGCATCGAGCAGGGCCTCGCGCCATCCACGCCCCAGTTGGACTCACTCATCCAGCCCGGCAGTTCCCTGGGTGGCGCGCGCCCCAAGAACGTCGTCGAAGACGACGAGGGCCTGTGGGTCGCCAAGTTCCCCGCACGCAACGACCGTTGGAACAACGCCGTGGTCGAAGCGGGCATGCTGCGACTGGCCCAGGAATGCGGCCTGCGCGCCGCCTTCGGAAGAGTCCTCTCCGTCGCCGGGCAGGACGTCCTGTTGGTGCGTCGCTTCGACCGGGAACGCGTGGACGGTGGCGGCTACTTGCGACACCGCATGGTCAGCGCGCTGACCGTCCTGCGTGCCGACGAGAACCCGCTGGACCGCTCGAAGTGGTCCTATCTCCTGCTCGCGGACGAGCTGAAGCGCTGGGTCGCCCATCCAGACGAGGACATGCGGGAGCTGTTCTCCCGCATGGTGTTCAACGCGCTCATCTCGAATGTCGATGACCATCCGCGCAACCACGCGCTCATCGCCCCCGGCACGGCGTGGAACCTCTCTCCCGCCTATGACCTCACTCCCGCACCCCAGGCCAGCATCGAGCGAGACCTGGCCATGGAGGTCGGAAGCGCGAAGAACCGCCGCGCCAACCGCACCAACCTCCTCAGCGAGTGCGGCCGGTTCCGCTTGTCCCGTGACGAAGCGAGCCGACTCATCGACCAGATGAAGACCACCGTGTCCACCCGGTGGCGTGCCGTGGTGACGGAGTGTGGAGGGACGGAGGCCGACCTGAACGCCATCTCGCGCGCGTTCGACTACGAGGGCTTCGAGTACACCCCCTGA
- a CDS encoding DUF4215 domain-containing protein, with amino-acid sequence MMRGRCGWGWVALACLLGACDVEQPVDEAPRKDVSRAYLAPPEPNYADAVALSGTSSSVLNPGAAVGPPDGIAATLPMDTTAGLMLDLGEGQEATGMLTVYYRGPREVASDSTVLFLAVDGSYLYGSTLYLVPRGEGTFTWTVWNGQTIPYRYVLLRGAAVAPILVDAVQGLRNPVCGDGVIFGSEERCDDGNQTSGDGCSSICRVETGYACSGEPSVCADVDECALGTDTCAPEQVCVNTPGGFQCQTPACLPPNLQCGSACVDPGSSNEHCGGCGNACGGGAACQAGACVGTSLLQISATWSRPGDADLYVRTPGDKLIHYNNRGPDAETEYGELDRDEVTGTGPESVFWADGRIPPVGSYRVCLMAVGFSPQPSPSNPVGYTVRVRRAGRPEVVYTGALTQLPSAWGCNWGDPAAASFGIP; translated from the coding sequence ATGATGCGCGGACGATGCGGCTGGGGCTGGGTGGCGCTGGCATGTCTGCTGGGCGCCTGTGACGTCGAGCAGCCGGTGGACGAAGCGCCGCGGAAGGACGTCTCGCGAGCGTACCTGGCCCCGCCGGAGCCGAACTACGCGGACGCGGTGGCCCTGTCGGGCACGTCGTCGTCGGTGCTGAACCCGGGCGCGGCGGTGGGCCCGCCGGACGGCATCGCCGCGACGCTGCCCATGGACACCACGGCGGGGCTGATGCTGGACCTGGGCGAGGGGCAGGAGGCGACGGGGATGCTGACCGTCTACTACCGGGGCCCTCGCGAGGTGGCGTCGGATTCGACGGTGCTGTTCCTGGCGGTGGACGGCAGCTACCTGTACGGGAGCACGCTGTACCTGGTGCCGCGGGGCGAGGGCACCTTCACGTGGACCGTGTGGAACGGGCAGACCATCCCCTATCGCTATGTCCTGCTGCGCGGGGCGGCCGTGGCGCCCATCCTGGTGGACGCGGTGCAGGGCCTGCGCAACCCCGTCTGTGGCGACGGCGTCATCTTCGGCTCCGAGGAGCGCTGTGACGACGGCAACCAGACCTCCGGAGATGGCTGCAGCAGCATCTGCCGGGTGGAGACGGGTTATGCCTGCTCGGGAGAGCCGAGCGTCTGCGCGGACGTGGACGAGTGCGCCCTGGGCACGGACACCTGCGCGCCGGAGCAGGTCTGCGTCAACACGCCGGGCGGCTTCCAGTGTCAGACGCCCGCGTGCCTGCCGCCGAACCTCCAGTGCGGCTCGGCCTGCGTGGACCCGGGCAGCTCGAATGAGCACTGCGGCGGCTGTGGGAATGCGTGTGGTGGAGGCGCGGCCTGCCAGGCGGGCGCGTGCGTGGGCACGTCGCTGCTGCAGATTTCAGCGACCTGGAGCAGGCCCGGGGACGCGGACCTGTATGTCCGCACGCCGGGCGACAAGCTCATCCACTACAACAACCGCGGACCGGACGCGGAGACCGAGTACGGCGAGCTGGACCGGGACGAGGTGACGGGCACCGGCCCGGAGAGCGTCTTCTGGGCGGATGGTCGGATTCCGCCCGTGGGCAGCTACCGCGTCTGTCTGATGGCGGTGGGCTTCTCGCCTCAGCCGAGCCCCTCGAATCCGGTGGGCTACACCGTCCGCGTCCGACGCGCGGGCAGGCCGGAGGTCGTCTACACCGGCGCGCTGACGCAACTGCCCTCCGCCTGGGGCTGCAACTGGGGTGACCCCGCGGCGGCCTCCTTCGGCATTCCCTGA
- a CDS encoding helix-turn-helix domain-containing protein, with protein MPRQNLTQETMPLAVARAMTGLGANIARARLRRGLKQVDLAKKTGLALGTLKRIEAGSPTTAISAYFVVLWALGLEREFANLASPDRDEEGKTLEAARQPKRASSSGSLDDDF; from the coding sequence ATGCCTCGACAGAACCTGACTCAGGAGACGATGCCTCTGGCGGTGGCCCGGGCGATGACTGGCCTGGGCGCCAACATCGCTCGCGCCCGGCTTCGTCGTGGCCTGAAGCAAGTCGACCTCGCGAAGAAGACAGGACTGGCCCTGGGCACGCTCAAGCGCATCGAGGCGGGCAGCCCCACCACCGCCATAAGCGCCTACTTCGTGGTGTTGTGGGCCCTGGGGCTCGAGCGCGAGTTCGCGAACCTCGCCTCCCCTGACCGGGACGAGGAAGGCAAGACACTCGAAGCCGCTCGCCAGCCCAAGCGAGCCTCCTCCTCGGGAAGCCTGGATGACGACTTCTGA